The genomic stretch GACAACACCTACTACGTGGTCCGTGCCAGCCACCGCTACGACACCCTCCACGGCTACGAAACGGACTTCGAGGCCGAGTGCGCCTTCCTGGGAGAGCCATGACCGACACCGCACACTCGCAGGAGCACCGCCTGCTTGGCGCCATGCTCGGTACCTATCTGGCGAAGGTCGTGTCCGTGGAGGACCCCGAACACCTGGCGCGCGTTCAAGTCCGCCTGCTCACCGCGCCCGAGGGCCTGGCCGATGCGGACGTGGCCTTGTGGGCGCGCGTCGCCGTGCCGTTCTCCGGCAGTGGCTGGGGCGCGCTCTTCCTCCCGGACAAGGATGACGAGGTGGCCGTGGTCTTCGCCGGCGGAGACCCTCGCCAGCCGCTCGTCGTGGGGGGCCTGTGGAACGGGAGCGCCCGTCCGCCGGAGACACCCGGTGGAAAGCGCGTGGACCGCTACGTCATCAAGGCCCGGAACGGCAGCCGCATCGCCATCGTCGAAGCGAGCGAGGGCACCGCGCAAATCACCCTGGAAGTCCCCGGAGGCGTGAGCGCCACGCTGAGCCAGTCCAGCGGGGGCGAGATCACGCTGGAAGCAGCAGGCAACACCGTCACGCTCGCCTCGCAGGGCGTCACCGTCCGGGCCGCGACCACGGTGTCCGTCACCGCCAGTGAGGTGGAGGTGAGCGCCGGTCAGGTCACGGTCAACGCGGCGATGTCGTCCTTCACGGGCATCGTGAAGTGCGACGTGTTGCAGACCAACTCGGTGATGGGCGTGACGTACACGCCAGGGGCGGGCAACGTATGGTGAGCCACCCCGTCAAGCTGCGCGGGCTCGTTTTCGACGGAGCCACCGGAGCCCCGCTGGCGGCCCAGCGCGGCGCTCCCGCGTTCATCGAGCGGCTGGACCAGGAGTTCGTTCAAGCCATCTTCGGCGAGCTCAGGTCCGAGGAAGGCCGCAAGGCGCTGGCGGGCACCTTCATCTCCGATGGGACGCCCAACCCCCAGGGGCTCAAGCTGCTCCAGCCCGTTCACGGGGTGTTCAACGTGGCCTTGCTGGAGGCCTGCTGCGACGTGTTCGGTGAGCCCCGGGTCGAGGCGACCCGAATCGAAAGCGCGGGGCTCGTCATCCGCCGCGTGGGAGCGGGCAATACGCGCGAGGCCTGGGTGCGGCGGGACGGCAAGGTCGCCGGCTGGGTCGTGCTCGACGGAGAGGAACAGGAGCGCGACCCCGACCCGAAACGGCGCGAAGGGCCCGCGGGCTCCGGTCCCGCGGACGTCCGGCGCGAGCTGCTGCGCCTCATGCGGGCCACCAGCCGGGACCAGGAGACCGTGACATCGCTCTTCATCGCGCCGCCCGACGCATGCGCCGCGGCGAAGCGCACCGTGCTGTACGGACTGCTCCAGGTGGCGAGCGGTGAAGCACCCGAGGGCGCATCCAACACAGGGCACGCTTTCGACGACGCGCAGGTGCGCAGCTTGCTGTCCCCCTACTTCGCCGCGGGAAAGACGGTGGATTGGACAGGGCTCGAAGGACTGTCGGTCACCTACCAGGACGTCGCCCAACGCAGATTGCCGCAGGCGAAGCACGACAAGCTCTCCCTGTTCATCGACTTCCTGCGTGGACTGGCCGCGGTGTTCGACGCCTTCCAGGTGCCCGCGCTCATGACGGCGATGAACCGCGTGCAGCTCGACTATGGCAACGGCCAGAAGCGGCCCGCGGGCACGGCGCTCGCCGGGCTGGCGGACGTCCTCGTCCAGGGGAAGACGGGCACGGTGGTGTTGCCTCGTTCGTGGACGCATCCCAATGCCTCGGATGC from Myxococcus xanthus encodes the following:
- a CDS encoding phage baseplate assembly protein V, which produces MTDTAHSQEHRLLGAMLGTYLAKVVSVEDPEHLARVQVRLLTAPEGLADADVALWARVAVPFSGSGWGALFLPDKDDEVAVVFAGGDPRQPLVVGGLWNGSARPPETPGGKRVDRYVIKARNGSRIAIVEASEGTAQITLEVPGGVSATLSQSSGGEITLEAAGNTVTLASQGVTVRAATTVSVTASEVEVSAGQVTVNAAMSSFTGIVKCDVLQTNSVMGVTYTPGAGNVW